From the genome of Ziziphus jujuba cultivar Dongzao chromosome 4, ASM3175591v1:
CCTATCCCGGATAGTGAAACCTTAACTTTGTTCACAACTTTGTAAGTGTCATCAAAGTCTTCATCCACATCCATTACATCTTCATCTTCCTCACATTGGTTCCCTTTGTTTGGACCGCCAGAACCACCTTTGCACCCTTCGCTGCCTTCGCGGTGAACGGTGTGGAGGTCCACATACTCTGAGTGCTCGGCTTCGGCTACTTTG
Proteins encoded in this window:
- the LOC125421997 gene encoding uncharacterized protein LOC125421997 is translated as MSISRGGLVLVCFGTLFVSLLLIKVAEAEHSEYVDLHTVHREGSEGCKGGSGGPNKGNQCEEDEDVMDVDEDFDDTYKVVNKVKVSLSGIGKMAAEASMIGDDHGDDDEDSDLEHNDRVIILGH